The proteins below come from a single Vibrio cyclitrophicus genomic window:
- a CDS encoding outer membrane beta-barrel protein has product MKKTVVAALVSMAFGANAANMDDLRISGFGSVGIGKSDNAIGYAGYTDEKLDWEQETLAGLQFDFQVNERAKFVSQIVANSRYDYEPKIEMAYASYDFEAFTARAGKLRLPLFFYSDYTDLGYAYPMIRPSQELYENIVLKGYTGADLLIPIELEDSSILLQPVVGIGTIDEDDSIVGEVKLDKLFGISANWNVDDFTFRGSYFVAESNPSCDFQNSQDPYCQLGAMLDSQDGQFISLGAQYDNGDLLVNVEAADVQLEGQFYDYQSVSGLVGYRVNEFTPYVSVSWVETTDNEERENMTTTAIQESMNYERLSYSVGSRWDFAKNMSLKADVTYVDYRDTSGGFQSNVETTVSPYIATGNYLEDSSIVYSARLDFVF; this is encoded by the coding sequence ATGAAGAAGACAGTGGTTGCTGCCCTAGTAAGTATGGCGTTTGGAGCAAATGCTGCAAACATGGATGATCTTCGAATTAGTGGATTTGGTTCTGTAGGCATCGGTAAGTCAGACAATGCGATAGGTTATGCGGGTTATACCGACGAAAAATTAGATTGGGAGCAAGAGACATTAGCAGGCTTACAATTTGATTTTCAAGTAAATGAGCGTGCTAAGTTCGTGTCGCAAATCGTTGCAAACAGCCGTTATGATTATGAGCCAAAAATTGAGATGGCTTATGCCTCTTATGATTTTGAGGCCTTCACAGCTCGAGCAGGTAAGTTGCGTTTACCTTTGTTTTTCTACTCAGATTACACAGACCTTGGCTATGCGTATCCAATGATCAGGCCTTCTCAAGAGTTGTATGAAAACATTGTTTTGAAGGGCTACACGGGTGCTGATTTATTGATTCCGATTGAACTTGAAGATTCAAGTATTCTTCTTCAGCCAGTGGTTGGTATAGGTACTATTGATGAAGATGACTCAATTGTTGGTGAGGTGAAACTGGATAAACTATTCGGTATCAGTGCCAACTGGAACGTAGATGACTTTACCTTCCGTGGTTCATATTTTGTTGCTGAATCTAATCCATCTTGTGATTTCCAAAACTCACAAGACCCGTATTGTCAATTGGGTGCAATGCTAGATAGCCAAGATGGTCAGTTCATCTCTTTGGGTGCTCAATATGACAATGGTGATCTGTTAGTTAACGTAGAAGCTGCAGATGTTCAATTGGAAGGGCAGTTTTATGACTATCAATCGGTTTCTGGTTTGGTTGGTTACCGAGTCAATGAATTTACGCCTTACGTTTCCGTTAGCTGGGTTGAAACAACAGACAACGAAGAACGTGAGAACATGACTACGACGGCTATTCAAGAGTCGATGAATTACGAGCGTCTTTCTTACTCTGTTGGTAGCCGTTGGGATTTCGCTAAGAACATGTCTTTAAAAGCGGATGTGACCTATGTCGATTACCGCGATACTAGTGGTGGGTTCCAAAGTAATGTTGAAACAACAGTAAGCCCATATATTGCAACGGGTAATTACCTTGAAGACAGCTCTATTGTCTATTCAGCACGTCTTGATTTCGTATTCTAA
- a CDS encoding alkaline phosphatase family protein: MQYTKLSGLTLALLCAFPASAADKPDLVLQITVDGLRADLIERYKHNFGDGGFRYLMDDGTYYTNANYQHGNTETIVGHVSLATGAPPSVHGMVGNVWYDRSEERLVYNVEDGNYEMLTSGAGVDKATEIDPTQKTAQGDGRSPEPILATTFGDELMISNSGKSKVFGVSVKDRGAISLAGHSGKAFWFSKAQSEFVTSNYYYDEYPDWVSRWNEKAIASQYSKQSWELSLPREKYTLQEHNTDHKVKLGNFERTFPHPYGPASYKYYSTTLTVSPAGDEITENFASTLLMQEKLGQGDATDYLSVSFSSNDYVIHLYGPESLETEDNLIRLDRTIAKLLKTVDNQVGLKNTLIVLSADHGVPESSPAANALGFQQAQYFNKDTLLSQGVEKRLKSEFGLDKDAIRLYAQPYIYLDHDVIAKEKVDLAKVQNAIADEIAKVKGVAFAVSSSDIAANRVPDTHVMQLIKNNYHPARSGDVYVVFAPRSYINDMEGLQIASTHGSPWKYDTHVPVIFAGYDVEAQKVSRAITPYDIAPTLSNKMGITQPSGSIGEVLQEITE, encoded by the coding sequence ATGCAATACACCAAGCTATCTGGGCTTACACTCGCATTACTCTGTGCTTTCCCTGCTTCGGCGGCGGATAAGCCAGATCTGGTCCTGCAAATTACGGTAGATGGCCTGCGCGCAGACCTTATCGAACGATATAAACACAACTTCGGTGACGGTGGATTTCGTTACTTGATGGATGATGGTACCTACTACACCAACGCGAACTACCAACATGGCAACACAGAGACCATTGTTGGTCATGTGTCGCTTGCAACCGGTGCTCCACCAAGTGTGCACGGCATGGTGGGGAATGTTTGGTATGATCGCAGTGAAGAGCGTTTGGTGTATAACGTAGAAGATGGCAACTATGAAATGCTAACTTCAGGGGCGGGCGTTGATAAAGCAACCGAGATCGATCCGACGCAGAAAACAGCACAAGGCGATGGCCGTTCTCCAGAGCCGATACTCGCTACCACGTTTGGTGACGAACTAATGATTTCCAATAGCGGAAAATCTAAAGTCTTTGGCGTATCAGTAAAAGATCGCGGCGCCATCTCACTCGCAGGGCATAGCGGCAAAGCGTTTTGGTTTTCGAAAGCACAATCTGAATTTGTTACCAGTAACTATTACTACGACGAATATCCAGACTGGGTATCACGTTGGAATGAGAAAGCCATTGCGAGCCAGTACTCTAAACAAAGTTGGGAACTTTCTTTACCACGTGAGAAATACACCCTTCAAGAACACAATACTGACCACAAGGTGAAGTTAGGTAATTTTGAACGTACCTTCCCACACCCTTATGGACCTGCGAGCTATAAATATTACAGCACAACATTAACCGTAAGTCCGGCTGGTGATGAAATTACAGAAAACTTTGCTAGCACACTATTGATGCAAGAGAAGCTTGGTCAAGGCGATGCGACGGATTACCTATCGGTTAGTTTCTCGTCGAATGACTATGTGATTCACCTTTATGGTCCTGAAAGCTTAGAGACCGAAGACAATTTAATTCGTTTAGACAGAACAATCGCCAAGCTTCTTAAGACCGTTGATAACCAAGTCGGCCTAAAGAACACATTAATTGTCTTGTCTGCCGATCATGGTGTTCCTGAATCTTCACCTGCGGCAAATGCACTTGGTTTCCAACAGGCACAATACTTCAATAAAGATACCCTGCTATCTCAAGGCGTAGAAAAGAGGTTGAAGAGTGAGTTTGGTTTGGACAAAGACGCCATTCGATTGTATGCACAACCTTACATTTATCTGGATCACGACGTGATTGCCAAGGAAAAGGTTGATCTAGCGAAAGTGCAGAATGCCATCGCAGATGAGATTGCGAAAGTAAAAGGCGTTGCGTTTGCCGTATCAAGTAGTGATATTGCAGCAAACCGAGTACCTGATACGCATGTCATGCAGCTCATCAAGAACAACTACCACCCCGCTCGTTCAGGTGATGTTTATGTGGTATTTGCCCCTCGTAGCTACATTAACGACATGGAAGGTCTTCAAATCGCCTCTACGCACGGCTCACCTTGGAAGTACGATACTCACGTCCCAGTCATTTTTGCAGGCTACGACGTTGAAGCTCAGAAGGTTTCGCGTGCAATCACTCCATACGACATTGCGCCAACACTTTCGAATAAAATGGGCATAACCCAGCCAAGTGGATCAATTGGAGAAGTGTTACAAGAGATCACTGAATAG
- a CDS encoding phosphate ABC transporter substrate-binding protein, whose product MKSLLAAITVAVLSFNASAGMVVIGNNAGVDSLSKSDVKKLFMGKKSKLSNGTKAQIIELADGSEGRLAFHEVATGRSESQLQSAWSRLVFTGKAEAPIQVSDYNEAIITVASKTNAIGYVDEAALTGDVKVLFKY is encoded by the coding sequence ATGAAAAGTTTACTGGCAGCAATAACCGTAGCGGTTCTTTCATTTAACGCTTCTGCTGGAATGGTAGTGATTGGTAACAATGCTGGCGTTGATTCTTTATCTAAATCAGACGTTAAAAAGTTATTCATGGGTAAGAAAAGCAAGCTATCGAATGGTACTAAAGCACAGATCATCGAGTTAGCTGATGGTTCTGAAGGCAGACTTGCCTTCCATGAGGTGGCAACGGGACGCAGCGAATCACAACTTCAATCAGCGTGGTCGCGACTTGTATTTACCGGTAAAGCTGAAGCTCCAATCCAGGTTTCAGACTACAACGAAGCAATTATAACGGTTGCTTCAAAAACCAATGCAATTGGTTATGTAGATGAAGCCGCTTTAACAGGCGACGTGAAAGTATTATTTAAATACTAA
- a CDS encoding anaerobic sulfatase maturase has translation MHITQGPQYNGKASKRLHVMAKPIGAACNIDCKYCYYLSKQDLLEYKKGSSPRMDDETLEAYIQQYIEGQNTPEIIFSWQGGEPTMLGLAYFERVVEFQKKHQPEGVLISNDLQTNGTLLNDDWGRFLAKNNFLIGLSVDGPEMLHNAYRVNRAGRGTFKQVMAAAELLHKHQVKFATLTCVNNLTSQNALEVYRFLRDVVKSPQMQFIPIVEQKTFRTVAPQTSQVSEQLKQGDKRLIPGHKDSIMESWCVSDLAWGNFLIAVFDEWAKHDIGKVFVQYFEASLETWIGRPNPLCTLNEICGKGLAMEPNGDVFSCDHYVYPEYKIGNIHHDKLDDLAYSAPQQKFGFAKSRTLTSQCQQCDYKFACHGECPKNRFIKTRAGETGLNYLCAGWHKFFSHVDKSMAYIARAMRHPVANGKFSDSVMMSRRAQQIKQTTFETKF, from the coding sequence ATGCACATTACTCAAGGTCCACAATATAACGGTAAAGCGTCTAAGCGCTTGCATGTTATGGCTAAACCGATTGGCGCAGCGTGCAACATTGACTGTAAATATTGTTATTACCTAAGTAAGCAAGATTTGTTGGAGTACAAGAAAGGCAGCTCTCCAAGAATGGATGATGAGACGTTAGAAGCGTATATCCAACAATACATCGAAGGTCAAAACACACCTGAGATCATTTTCTCATGGCAGGGTGGTGAACCGACTATGCTGGGTCTAGCGTATTTTGAACGTGTGGTTGAATTTCAGAAAAAGCACCAACCTGAAGGTGTGCTGATTTCAAATGACCTACAAACTAATGGCACGCTGCTGAATGACGATTGGGGTCGATTCTTAGCAAAGAACAATTTCCTGATCGGTTTGAGTGTTGATGGCCCTGAGATGCTGCACAATGCGTATCGTGTCAACAGAGCAGGCCGTGGCACATTTAAACAAGTGATGGCGGCTGCAGAGTTGCTGCACAAACATCAAGTCAAATTCGCAACCCTAACCTGTGTGAATAACCTCACCAGTCAAAATGCATTAGAAGTGTATCGCTTCCTACGTGATGTGGTGAAGTCTCCACAAATGCAGTTTATTCCTATCGTAGAACAAAAAACCTTTAGAACGGTTGCGCCACAAACGTCTCAAGTGAGTGAGCAACTTAAGCAAGGTGATAAACGTCTGATCCCTGGTCATAAAGATTCGATCATGGAATCTTGGTGTGTGTCGGATTTGGCTTGGGGTAACTTCCTGATTGCTGTGTTTGACGAGTGGGCGAAGCACGACATCGGTAAAGTGTTCGTTCAGTATTTTGAAGCGAGCTTAGAAACGTGGATTGGTCGCCCGAACCCGCTTTGCACTTTGAACGAGATATGTGGCAAAGGCCTAGCGATGGAGCCTAACGGTGACGTGTTCTCGTGTGACCATTATGTATACCCAGAATACAAAATCGGCAACATCCACCACGACAAGCTTGATGACTTGGCGTATAGCGCGCCACAACAGAAATTTGGTTTCGCTAAATCACGCACATTGACCAGCCAATGTCAGCAATGTGACTACAAGTTTGCTTGTCACGGTGAATGTCCGAAAAACCGCTTTATCAAAACTCGTGCCGGTGAGACGGGTCTGAACTACTTATGTGCGGGTTGGCACAAGTTCTTTTCTCATGTCGATAAGTCGATGGCTTATATCGCTCGTGCAATGAGACATCCTGTTGCTAATGGCAAGTTCAGTGATTCTGTAATGATGTCGCGTCGAGCACAGCAGATAAAACAAACTACGTTCGAGACTAAGTTTTAG
- the ggt gene encoding gamma-glutamyltransferase has protein sequence MRIATLSLSLVSAVGFAAEPNPFPITPDESGEEFMVSATNPYVSSTGYSILKKGGNAVDAMVAMQMTMSVVEPDMTGIGGGTFALFYKKDKDQFLALDGRDEAPSSATPNMFMEDGKALNRNEILGPRSVAVPGTLRLLYSSHQQYGKLPWSELAQPAIELASKGYAMNSYTYDIVVREQERLIEDPEIKALYWNNGEIKPTGTLMTNSELANTLTNIAQQGDRYLYGGEFGKHIVETVNSRIDSDHAKLSIEDFEQYHVKQRDVIESDYRGNKIVSFGYPASGGVMVAQSLEMLEAYDLADMSKTDVEPWRLMTEVMRIAKADRIAYAGDPDFIEAPVTALLDKAYIDERRKLVPESGIAKTKPKAGKLSNTEYAQYQGFESQDTGHISIIDKDGNAIAMTSTVGTGMGSGIMVDGVILNAQMANFSTKPTINGKPTQNAIEAGKRPRSAITPLMVMDKKDNLRLVVGSPGSSQIPGYVLKTVVGVLDWDLSAQEAIDLPNIQYGTKIDRTKPYDPTGLLVEKKTYAEMLVPEFMQLGYPVHVIPVVSGLNAIEIRDGKIHGATDRRRASSSMGE, from the coding sequence ATGCGAATAGCGACTTTATCTTTAAGTTTGGTTTCAGCGGTCGGTTTCGCGGCTGAGCCAAATCCTTTTCCAATTACGCCCGATGAAAGTGGCGAAGAGTTTATGGTAAGTGCAACTAACCCATACGTAAGCAGCACAGGGTATTCGATACTCAAAAAAGGCGGTAACGCAGTCGATGCCATGGTTGCGATGCAGATGACCATGTCGGTGGTAGAACCGGATATGACAGGGATCGGCGGTGGTACTTTTGCGCTGTTTTATAAAAAAGACAAAGACCAATTCCTTGCACTCGATGGGCGCGACGAAGCGCCCTCAAGTGCGACTCCAAATATGTTTATGGAAGATGGTAAAGCACTCAATCGAAATGAGATTTTAGGACCAAGATCTGTAGCCGTTCCCGGCACGCTTCGTTTGCTCTACAGCTCTCACCAACAATACGGAAAACTGCCATGGTCAGAGCTTGCTCAGCCTGCCATTGAGCTTGCCAGTAAAGGTTATGCAATGAACAGCTACACCTATGACATAGTGGTTCGTGAGCAAGAACGATTGATTGAAGATCCAGAAATCAAAGCACTCTATTGGAATAACGGCGAGATTAAACCAACAGGCACTTTGATGACCAATTCAGAGCTGGCCAACACACTGACCAATATTGCTCAACAAGGCGATAGGTACCTTTATGGTGGCGAGTTTGGTAAGCACATCGTTGAAACGGTCAATAGCCGTATCGACTCAGACCACGCTAAGCTCTCTATCGAAGACTTTGAGCAGTACCACGTTAAACAACGTGATGTCATTGAGAGCGACTATCGAGGCAATAAAATTGTGTCGTTTGGCTACCCTGCCTCTGGTGGTGTGATGGTTGCTCAAAGCCTTGAAATGCTAGAGGCCTACGACTTGGCAGACATGTCCAAAACCGATGTGGAACCTTGGCGCTTGATGACAGAAGTAATGAGAATAGCCAAGGCCGATCGTATCGCTTATGCGGGCGACCCTGATTTCATTGAAGCACCAGTTACTGCCCTCCTCGACAAAGCCTATATCGACGAGCGACGTAAACTAGTCCCGGAAAGTGGCATAGCTAAAACCAAACCGAAAGCAGGCAAGTTGTCCAATACCGAATACGCTCAGTATCAGGGGTTTGAGAGCCAAGACACCGGGCATATTTCCATTATCGACAAAGACGGCAATGCTATTGCGATGACCAGTACCGTCGGCACAGGAATGGGTTCAGGGATAATGGTCGATGGCGTGATTCTCAATGCACAAATGGCAAATTTTTCTACAAAACCAACCATCAACGGTAAGCCAACTCAAAATGCTATTGAAGCAGGTAAACGTCCTCGTTCAGCAATCACCCCATTAATGGTGATGGACAAAAAAGACAACCTGCGCCTAGTAGTCGGTTCACCTGGAAGTTCACAGATTCCGGGGTACGTGTTAAAAACTGTGGTTGGCGTTCTTGATTGGGACTTATCCGCGCAGGAGGCAATTGACCTGCCAAACATCCAATATGGCACAAAGATCGACCGCACCAAGCCTTATGACCCAACGGGTTTGTTGGTCGAGAAGAAAACCTACGCTGAAATGCTAGTACCAGAGTTCATGCAGCTCGGTTATCCGGTGCATGTCATTCCAGTAGTCAGTGGTTTGAACGCCATTGAAATCAGAGATGGCAAGATTCATGGCGCAACAGACAGACGCCGTGCATCAAGCTCTATGGGGGAATGA
- the yegS gene encoding lipid kinase YegS, whose amino-acid sequence MESIRAILNGKKANIPELRQAILAVRDRDIDLQVRVTWESADMFRLVSEAICDRVKRLIIAGGDGTVNEAVNALNQFRASERPQLAIIPMGTANDFATATGIPSDIPSAFDLAIKGSAYAVDSVRANDRYFMNVAAAGFGAEVTAETPIELKDFLGGGAYTLTGVVKALGFKPYSGTLTIDKGTFTGEILVGAFCNGRLAGGGQELAPNALIDDGLMDLTLVKSFVATELPQVIEELKSPAEDGKYVVHTQARWLDIDFPQTLPINLDGEPYRSNQIRFEVVPSSISLVLPENSLCLSKNRA is encoded by the coding sequence ATGGAAAGTATCCGCGCTATTTTAAATGGAAAGAAGGCCAACATCCCTGAATTGAGGCAAGCCATTCTTGCAGTAAGAGACAGGGATATCGACCTACAAGTCAGAGTTACTTGGGAATCCGCGGATATGTTTCGTTTAGTGAGCGAGGCCATATGCGATCGTGTGAAGCGGTTGATTATCGCTGGTGGTGATGGAACGGTGAACGAAGCAGTCAATGCACTCAACCAATTCCGCGCTAGCGAAAGACCACAGCTTGCAATTATTCCAATGGGAACTGCGAACGACTTTGCTACCGCTACCGGCATCCCAAGCGATATACCTTCGGCATTCGATTTGGCAATAAAAGGTTCAGCTTACGCGGTCGATAGCGTGAGGGCGAACGACCGTTACTTTATGAACGTGGCTGCGGCAGGCTTTGGCGCTGAGGTGACGGCAGAAACCCCTATTGAATTAAAAGATTTTCTCGGTGGTGGGGCATATACGTTGACAGGTGTAGTTAAAGCGCTTGGTTTTAAACCTTACAGCGGTACTTTGACCATAGATAAAGGTACCTTTACCGGTGAAATTCTGGTTGGCGCTTTTTGTAATGGACGCTTAGCAGGTGGTGGACAAGAGTTAGCACCGAATGCGCTTATTGACGATGGTTTGATGGATTTGACGTTAGTAAAGTCGTTCGTCGCGACAGAATTACCGCAAGTGATTGAAGAATTAAAGAGCCCAGCTGAAGACGGGAAATATGTCGTGCATACGCAAGCTCGTTGGCTTGATATCGACTTTCCTCAAACTTTACCGATTAATTTAGACGGAGAACCGTATCGTTCAAATCAGATTCGATTTGAGGTTGTCCCATCAAGCATCAGTTTGGTGTTGCCTGAAAACAGCCTTTGTTTGAGCAAGAACCGAGCTTGA
- a CDS encoding LysR family transcriptional regulator: MKSTELNLIPIFVAIYEEQNLSRAANRMNISQPAVSKALARLRDIYDEPLFHRTTSGVEPTTFAIDIYPAMAAALKNFTSTLSASRDFDPKTSGRVFSIACVSPASYELMPRVMQLISQIAPGIALEVHPLFTEDYESDLRLQRHDVIIDMTPRGRTMLKHEVISTEELVVVCRSGHPEIGDTIDMEQFLALDHVVVSKWHARKSLLSSEHFSDLEKRRIVYRAAGVVEMLPVIEGSDYIGVLPLSSVRCFSEKYDVKTLPLPFDLENLDMCMIWHPSRTNEPSHKWLRSKLKAAAKDISS; the protein is encoded by the coding sequence ATGAAAAGTACTGAACTCAATTTAATTCCTATATTTGTCGCGATCTATGAAGAGCAGAACTTGTCTAGGGCTGCGAATCGTATGAACATCAGCCAACCTGCAGTGAGTAAAGCGCTCGCTAGGCTTCGTGATATTTATGATGAGCCACTGTTTCACAGAACCACTTCAGGCGTTGAGCCGACGACATTTGCGATCGATATTTATCCAGCAATGGCCGCTGCATTAAAAAACTTCACTTCTACGCTATCGGCCTCGAGAGATTTTGATCCTAAAACATCAGGTCGCGTGTTTTCCATTGCTTGTGTATCACCCGCAAGCTACGAATTGATGCCAAGAGTTATGCAGTTGATCAGCCAAATCGCACCTGGTATTGCATTGGAAGTTCATCCTTTGTTTACGGAAGATTACGAATCCGATCTTAGGTTACAAAGACACGATGTGATCATAGATATGACGCCAAGGGGTAGAACCATGCTTAAGCATGAAGTTATTTCTACTGAGGAGCTTGTCGTCGTATGCCGCTCTGGCCACCCAGAGATTGGCGATACTATTGATATGGAGCAGTTTCTAGCGCTTGATCATGTAGTTGTTTCTAAATGGCACGCTCGAAAAAGCCTATTGAGTTCTGAACACTTTAGCGATTTGGAAAAGCGCAGGATTGTGTATCGAGCTGCTGGCGTGGTTGAGATGCTTCCTGTTATTGAAGGCTCTGACTATATTGGTGTGCTTCCTCTATCTTCAGTTCGTTGTTTTTCCGAGAAGTACGATGTGAAAACACTGCCTTTACCATTCGACTTAGAAAACCTTGATATGTGTATGATTTGGCACCCAAGTCGTACTAACGAGCCAAGCCACAAGTGGTTGCGATCTAAGCTCAAAGCCGCAGCAAAAGATATCTCTAGTTAG
- a CDS encoding formylglycine-generating enzyme family protein, translating to MKFFNYKHLATISSVTMTILLSGCASVPTHPIALQVDQDMVLVEGGTFSMGSDRSEATKAERPARNITVDSFYISKFEVTQELFESVMGSSLSYFQNPQVPVNNLSWQQANYFVEQLNELTGEAYRLPTEAEWEFAAKGGNKSKGYTYSGSNNLDDVAWYSANSKNSAHPVGLKKPNELGLYDMTGNVGEFVIDAFDDTFYRFGPTDNPNNAKHSDVGLSHKSVRGGSFAYDENESESYRRDFASQSITMSDMGLRLVKDTN from the coding sequence ATGAAATTTTTCAATTACAAACATTTAGCAACGATTAGCAGCGTCACCATGACTATTTTACTGAGTGGCTGTGCAAGCGTGCCTACACACCCAATCGCCCTACAAGTTGACCAAGATATGGTGTTGGTTGAAGGCGGGACATTCAGCATGGGTTCAGACAGATCAGAAGCAACTAAAGCAGAGCGACCTGCTCGAAATATAACTGTAGATAGTTTCTACATTTCGAAGTTTGAGGTAACTCAAGAATTGTTCGAATCGGTTATGGGTTCATCTCTCAGTTATTTCCAAAACCCTCAGGTTCCAGTCAACAACCTAAGCTGGCAACAGGCGAACTACTTCGTTGAGCAGCTTAACGAACTCACTGGCGAAGCATACCGTCTGCCTACTGAAGCTGAATGGGAATTTGCAGCGAAAGGCGGCAACAAAAGTAAAGGCTATACTTACAGTGGTTCCAATAACTTAGATGATGTTGCGTGGTACTCGGCAAATTCTAAAAATAGCGCACACCCTGTCGGCCTAAAGAAGCCAAATGAACTAGGCTTATATGATATGACCGGAAATGTGGGTGAGTTTGTAATCGATGCCTTCGACGACACCTTTTACCGATTCGGTCCAACAGACAATCCTAACAACGCGAAACACAGTGACGTGGGTTTATCACACAAATCAGTTCGTGGTGGCAGCTTTGCTTATGACGAAAATGAATCTGAAAGTTACCGTCGAGACTTTGCAAGTCAGTCAATTACCATGTCTGACATGGGCTTACGTTTAGTTAAAGATACTAACTAA
- a CDS encoding methyl-accepting chemotaxis protein: MNAASLNSVLISQLAERFNLAVTLGDDEILEMNKQTLAEIQNNFNIQISLDPSLQSSSALLQDQTNQYFELAYRIAQGMIDEEISLSEAGRLAKQSTAILDELTLGMHKFSLARQSEFENAVQDLESNNKKANQIMSVSGAVAMLAMCIFGWFVVKGIRRDLANISDKMRDIAEGDGDLTVRLQHEKNDELKPLVESFNNFVSHLQQNVTHTIGNVTQLDTISGSLVKSSQVTSELSTKQHLSIEEVSSSLNQLFLAAREIATNANDASTSASSASEQASLGEKQVKSTILAVQELTHDVSNASQVVKQLNDNTQSAGSILESISAIAEQTNLLALNAAIEAARAGEQGRGFAVVADEVRTLASRTQSSTQEIQSVLLQLQDQAKTASSIISDSVIKAETCVEKSIVAENSLQKITSDIIEISQRNESIAAATEEQEQTSTRIETFVEEIRKMAEGTSNSVQQVDAVAQDIQKVTRNLSTLTGHFKVS; the protein is encoded by the coding sequence ATGAATGCGGCTTCGTTGAATAGTGTATTGATCTCTCAATTAGCCGAGCGCTTTAATTTGGCAGTGACTCTAGGCGATGACGAGATTTTGGAGATGAACAAGCAAACTCTCGCTGAGATTCAAAATAACTTCAACATTCAAATCTCTCTCGATCCTTCATTACAGAGCTCATCTGCACTTTTGCAAGATCAAACCAATCAATATTTTGAGTTAGCTTACCGAATTGCTCAAGGCATGATAGATGAAGAGATCAGCCTTAGCGAAGCTGGGCGCCTTGCAAAACAGAGCACCGCAATCTTAGATGAGCTTACTTTGGGTATGCATAAGTTTTCTTTGGCTCGTCAATCAGAGTTTGAAAACGCGGTACAAGATTTAGAATCAAACAATAAAAAAGCTAACCAAATCATGAGTGTGTCTGGTGCTGTAGCCATGCTTGCGATGTGTATCTTTGGTTGGTTTGTGGTGAAAGGTATACGTAGAGATCTCGCGAATATCAGTGACAAAATGCGTGATATTGCTGAAGGGGATGGAGACTTAACGGTTCGCCTACAGCATGAAAAAAATGACGAACTGAAACCTTTAGTTGAATCATTCAATAACTTTGTCTCTCATTTACAACAGAACGTCACACACACTATAGGTAACGTTACTCAGCTGGACACGATCTCTGGTTCACTTGTTAAATCAAGTCAAGTAACAAGTGAGTTGTCGACTAAGCAGCATCTCTCTATTGAAGAAGTATCAAGTTCATTAAATCAATTGTTTCTTGCCGCTAGAGAAATCGCTACGAACGCTAATGATGCTTCGACTTCAGCTTCCAGTGCGAGTGAGCAAGCAAGCTTAGGAGAGAAGCAAGTCAAGAGTACGATTTTAGCCGTGCAAGAATTAACGCATGATGTAAGTAATGCATCTCAAGTGGTTAAACAGCTAAATGACAACACACAAAGTGCTGGCTCGATACTTGAGTCGATCAGTGCGATTGCAGAGCAAACCAACCTGCTTGCGCTTAATGCGGCAATTGAAGCTGCACGCGCTGGTGAACAAGGCCGTGGTTTTGCTGTCGTTGCTGATGAAGTAAGAACGTTAGCATCAAGAACTCAATCATCTACACAAGAAATTCAATCTGTACTCTTACAGTTACAAGACCAAGCAAAAACTGCGTCATCGATTATTTCTGATAGCGTAATTAAAGCCGAAACTTGTGTTGAAAAGTCAATTGTCGCGGAAAATTCTCTGCAGAAAATTACTTCAGATATTATCGAAATCAGTCAACGAAACGAAAGTATTGCCGCTGCGACTGAAGAGCAGGAGCAAACCTCCACTCGTATTGAAACTTTTGTCGAAGAAATTCGCAAGATGGCAGAAGGCACCAGTAACAGCGTTCAGCAAGTGGACGCCGTGGCGCAAGATATTCAAAAAGTGACTCGTAACCTTTCAACACTAACTGGCCACTTTAAAGTCAGTTAA